In Clostridiales bacterium, the genomic stretch GGTAAATTTTCGCTCAATGGTCAAGAGTACAACATTACGCGCAACGAAAGACTCAATCATTTACATGGCGGCGTAGGCTTTGATAAAAAGGTTTTCGATGTTTTAAGTGTAGATAACAATAGCATCGTCTTGCAATACATAAGCGAGGACGGCGAAGATGGCTATCCCGGTCGGCTTGTGTTGACGGTCAAGTTTTGCATAGACAACAATTCATTGAGTATTGAATTTAATGCGATATCCAACAAAGATACGCTGTGGAATCCGACGAACCATATCTACTTCAATTTAGACGGTGAGAACAGCGGAGATTGTCGGGATAACTTGCTACTCATAAATTCAGATAAATACACGCCTACCGACAACGAGCTTATACCGACAGGGGAAAAAGCGGAAGCAAAAGGTCCGTTTGATTTTTCATCATTAAAGCGAATTGGCACGGACTTCGATAGTGCCGAGCTTAAACCAACCAACGGCTACGACCACAATTTTATCCTTAACAGCGAACATGCGGCACATGTCGAAAGCAAAAAAACAGGCATACATATGGATGTCTTTACGGATATGCCGTGCTTGCAGTTATACACCGGCGGGGCAATCAAGCCGTGTGCTGGCAAGAGCCGTCGGTATGATCAATGGGCGGGGTTTTGCTTAGAGCCGCAATGCTGTCCCAATGCAATCAATATGAAAGGTTTTGTGATTCCCATACTCAAAACCGGCGAGCAAAAAACGCGTTATATTAAATACTCTTTCAATATTTAGTTCACCATAGATGATGCTTAGGAGAAACAAAAGATGGGGGCATCAAAAGAAAGACATAAGGCGATAATGCAAGGTTATTATTATGCGTGCTGCCCGTATTGCAAAACAACACTTGTTCAAGGCAATAACGGAACGGACGCATTCATTAGATGTCCCACGTGTAACGAATACATACATATCAATATAAAAGACGATACAGCTCGGTGCGGAGCTTAGCGGCGAGTTT encodes the following:
- a CDS encoding galactose mutarotase, with the translated sequence MKRQFYDKINDRAVYLYTIGNGAIEVDICEVGARINALRVNGVDIALGFNCIADYIKSGTYAGATIGRVANRIARGKFSLNGQEYNITRNERLNHLHGGVGFDKKVFDVLSVDNNSIVLQYISEDGEDGYPGRLVLTVKFCIDNNSLSIEFNAISNKDTLWNPTNHIYFNLDGENSGDCRDNLLLINSDKYTPTDNELIPTGEKAEAKGPFDFSSLKRIGTDFDSAELKPTNGYDHNFILNSEHAAHVESKKTGIHMDVFTDMPCLQLYTGGAIKPCAGKSRRYDQWAGFCLEPQCCPNAINMKGFVIPILKTGEQKTRYIKYSFNI